One Dioscorea cayenensis subsp. rotundata cultivar TDr96_F1 chromosome 15, TDr96_F1_v2_PseudoChromosome.rev07_lg8_w22 25.fasta, whole genome shotgun sequence genomic region harbors:
- the LOC120276962 gene encoding signal recognition particle 9 kDa protein → MVYIASWEEFVERSIQIFRADPQSSRYVMKYRHCDGKLVLKVTDNRECLKFKTDQAQDVKKMEKLNNIFFTLMARGPDADISEVSGKEQVEQLASKKGRGRRQ, encoded by the exons ATGGTGTACATCGCTTCTTGGGAGGAGTTCGTCGAGAGATCCATCCAGATTTTCCGCGCTGATCCCCAATCT TCTCGGTATGTGATGAAGTACAGACATTGCGACGGAAAACTTGTGCTCAAGGTCACTGACAATCGTGag TGCCTGAAGTTTAAGACGGATCAGGCCCAAGATGTAAAGAAGATGGAGAAGCTGAATAACATCTTTTTCACTCTGATGGCTCGAGGCCCTGACG CTGATATATCCGAAGTATCAGGCAAGGAACAAGTAGAGCAGTTGGCTTCCAAGAAAGGCAGAGGCCGGAGGCAGTGA